A section of the Streptomyces sp. SCL15-4 genome encodes:
- a CDS encoding integration host factor, translating into MALPPLTPEQRAAALEKAAAARRERAEVKNRLKHSGASLHEVIKQGQENDVIGKMKVSALLESLPGVGKVRAKQIMERLGISESRRVRGLGSNQIASLEREFGSTGS; encoded by the coding sequence TGAACAGCGCGCAGCCGCGCTCGAAAAGGCCGCCGCGGCTCGCCGGGAGCGGGCCGAGGTCAAGAATCGACTCAAGCACTCCGGCGCCTCCCTGCACGAGGTCATCAAGCAGGGCCAGGAAAACGACGTCATCGGCAAGATGAAGGTCTCCGCGCTGCTGGAGTCCCTGCCGGGCGTGGGCAAGGTCCGCGCCAAGCAGATCATGGAGCGTCTGGGCATCTCCGAGAGCCGCCGCGTGCGCGGTCTCGGTTCGAACCAGATCGCCTCCCTGGAGCGTGAGTTCGGCAGCACCGGCTCCTGA
- the gmk gene encoding guanylate kinase, with protein sequence MSERPRLTVLSGPSGVGKSTVVAHMRKEHPDVWLSVSATTRKPRPGEQHGVHYFFVTDEEMDKLIANGELLEWAEFAGNRYGTPRAAVAERLENGEPVLLEIDLQGARQVRESLSDAQLVFLAPPSWEELVRRLTGRGTESPEVIERRLQAARTELAAEPEFDVTLVNTSVEDVARELLALMDVV encoded by the coding sequence ATGAGTGAACGTCCGCGGCTGACCGTGCTCTCCGGCCCCTCGGGGGTCGGCAAGAGCACGGTCGTCGCCCATATGCGCAAGGAACACCCCGACGTCTGGCTCTCGGTGTCGGCGACCACCCGCAAGCCGCGGCCCGGCGAGCAGCACGGAGTCCACTACTTCTTCGTCACCGACGAGGAGATGGACAAGCTGATCGCCAACGGCGAGCTGCTGGAGTGGGCCGAGTTCGCCGGCAACCGCTACGGCACGCCCCGCGCGGCCGTGGCGGAACGGCTGGAGAACGGCGAGCCCGTTCTGCTGGAGATCGACCTCCAGGGCGCCCGGCAGGTCCGGGAGTCCCTGTCCGACGCCCAGCTGGTGTTCCTGGCTCCGCCCTCCTGGGAGGAGCTGGTGCGCAGGCTGACCGGCCGGGGGACCGAGTCGCCCGAGGTCATCGAGCGTCGCCTCCAGGCGGCGCGGACCGAGCTGGCGGCCGAGCCGGAGTTCGATGTGACCTTGGTCAACACCTCCGTCGAGGACGTGGCCCGCGAGCTGCTAGCCTTGATGGACGTTGTGTGA